In one Phycisphaerae bacterium genomic region, the following are encoded:
- a CDS encoding DUF58 domain-containing protein produces MPDYAKYLNPDVLSKISRLELRARMVVEGFISGMHRSPYHGYSVEFAAHREYVPGDDIRHIDWRVFARGDRLYIKQYEEETNLRVHILLDCSKSMAYPEYSTPPTPPLLRGGKNESLLRGGKNESLLRRGQNELLLRGGTDELLLRGGADELPPLARGGWGGSRMSKFDYACTVAASLAYLLLNQQDSCGLVLFDHAIRDQVPPASSPAQVSSIIELIERQRPDRTTDMKMLPAQLADQLRQRGLIILISDLLADADEIVGGLQQLRHGRQDLIVLQVLDHDELTFPFEHNTLFEGLEDPGIQLLTDPQSLRAAYLRVVRDFVSRIRASCVNNRIDYRLLSTTDPLDGALTAFLAGRMRQTGR; encoded by the coding sequence ATGCCCGACTACGCAAAGTACTTGAATCCTGACGTTCTCTCGAAGATCTCCCGGCTCGAATTGCGGGCCAGGATGGTCGTGGAGGGCTTCATCTCGGGAATGCACCGCAGCCCGTACCACGGGTATAGCGTGGAATTCGCGGCTCATCGCGAGTACGTGCCCGGGGACGACATTCGTCACATTGATTGGCGGGTTTTTGCCCGCGGCGACCGGCTGTACATCAAGCAGTACGAGGAGGAGACCAATCTTCGGGTGCACATCCTGCTCGACTGCTCGAAGTCGATGGCGTATCCCGAATATTCCACCCCCCCTACCCCCCCCTTGTTAAGGGGGGGAAAAAACGAGTCCTTGTTAAGGGGGGGAAAAAACGAGTCCTTGTTAAGGAGGGGACAAAATGAGCTCTTGCTAAGGGGGGGGACAGATGAGCTTCTGCTAAGAGGGGGGGCAGATGAGCTCCCCCCCTTGGCAAGGGGGGGTTGGGGGGGGTCGCGCATGTCGAAGTTCGACTATGCGTGCACGGTTGCGGCCTCGCTGGCTTACCTCCTCCTGAATCAGCAGGACTCGTGCGGACTGGTGCTCTTTGACCACGCCATCCGCGACCAGGTGCCGCCGGCGTCCAGCCCCGCGCAGGTATCGTCGATTATCGAACTCATCGAGCGGCAGCGGCCGGACCGCACGACCGACATGAAGATGCTTCCGGCTCAGCTTGCCGACCAGCTTCGCCAGCGGGGCTTGATCATTCTGATCAGCGATCTACTGGCCGATGCAGATGAGATCGTCGGCGGTCTTCAGCAGCTTCGTCACGGCCGTCAAGATCTGATCGTGCTCCAGGTGCTGGATCATGATGAGCTGACGTTTCCATTTGAGCACAACACGCTGTTTGAGGGATTGGAAGACCCCGGAATTCAACTGCTGACCGACCCTCAGTCGCTACGAGCGGCCTATCTGCGGGTCGTCAGAGACTTCGTGAGCCGCATTCGCGCATCCTGCGTCAACAACCGCATCGACTACCGGCTGCTGTCGACAACAGACCCGCTGGACGGCGCGCTGACGGCGTTTCTGGCGGGGAGGATGCGGCAGACGGGGAGATAG
- a CDS encoding AAA family ATPase, whose amino-acid sequence MNESLSSPVQDDLSAINRLREAHERICEGLSRVIVGQKDVVEQLLIALFAGGHCIIEGVPGLAKTLMISTLARSLSLSFSRIQFTPDLMPSDITGTEVIQEDRATGTRSFRFLRGPVFANVVLADEINRTPPKTQAALLEAMQERQVTAGGKRHPLEPPFFVLATQNPIEQEGTYPLPEAQQDRFMFKVFVGYPSYEEELRIAELTLGDVAAAVESIQPALGAEEVLDLQKTVQRVPAARRVVAHALDLVRASRPDEPSAPEVVRRMIRWGAGPRAVQFMVAAAKARAILHGQYHVSAEDIRAVAHPVLRHRIVTSYAAEAEGYTTDRIIDELLKRIDPNQSPITQDARLRKVLES is encoded by the coding sequence ATGAATGAATCATTATCGTCACCGGTCCAGGATGATCTGTCGGCAATCAATCGTCTGCGGGAAGCTCACGAGCGCATCTGCGAAGGTTTATCGAGAGTGATCGTCGGGCAGAAGGACGTGGTCGAGCAACTGCTCATCGCTCTGTTTGCCGGCGGTCACTGCATCATCGAGGGCGTGCCGGGGCTGGCCAAGACGCTGATGATTTCGACGCTGGCCCGATCGCTGAGTCTGTCCTTTTCGCGAATCCAATTCACGCCCGACCTGATGCCGTCGGACATCACCGGCACCGAGGTGATTCAGGAGGATCGGGCGACCGGCACGCGATCGTTCAGGTTCTTGCGCGGACCGGTGTTCGCGAACGTCGTACTGGCCGACGAGATCAACCGGACGCCGCCAAAGACTCAAGCGGCGTTGCTGGAGGCGATGCAAGAGCGGCAAGTAACCGCGGGGGGCAAGCGGCACCCGCTCGAACCGCCGTTCTTCGTGCTGGCCACTCAGAACCCGATCGAGCAGGAAGGCACCTACCCGCTACCGGAGGCTCAGCAGGACCGCTTCATGTTCAAGGTGTTCGTCGGGTATCCCAGCTATGAGGAGGAACTGCGCATTGCAGAGCTGACGCTCGGAGACGTAGCGGCGGCGGTGGAATCGATCCAGCCGGCTTTGGGGGCTGAGGAAGTGCTTGACCTGCAGAAGACGGTCCAGCGTGTTCCGGCGGCCAGACGGGTTGTCGCGCATGCTCTGGACCTGGTTCGGGCCAGCCGTCCGGACGAGCCTTCGGCACCGGAGGTTGTGCGGCGGATGATTCGGTGGGGTGCCGGGCCGCGAGCGGTGCAGTTCATGGTCGCCGCTGCAAAAGCCAGGGCGATTCTTCACGGCCAGTACCACGTGTCCGCCGAGGATATCCGGGCCGTCGCCCACCCGGTATTGCGGCACCGGATCGTTACCAGCTACGCGGCCGAGGCCGAGGGATACACCACCGACCGCATCATCGACGAGTTGCTGAAACGCATCGACCCGAACCAGTCGCCGATCACACAAGATGCCCGACTACGCAAAGTACTTGAATCCTGA